Proteins encoded by one window of Opitutia bacterium:
- the prfB gene encoding peptide chain release factor 2, with product MEAMEAQMGAPDFWNNTDKAQKHIAKVNGLKKTIAGLVAFNKKLDDAAVMVELIESADKAEQEAYAKELDANVATMVEELDKLEISSFLTGQFDRNNAIFSIQSGAGGTESNDWCDMLFRMYLRWAERRGFEVEVQDVQAGDQAGITKATLLIKGENAYGYAKAERGVHRLVRISPFDANKRRHTSFCAIDVIAEVTDEIEIEIPDSDIRVDVYRSSGKGGQGVNTTDSAVRITHIPTGLVVVCQNERSQIKNRASAMNVLKARLYEKKQDEQRSEMEKFYGEKGEIGWGSQIRSYVLQPYQMVKDLRTGVSTSDTQGVLDGDLDRFVYAWLRAGCPRHRNKDIQMDDE from the coding sequence ATAGAAGCGATGGAGGCGCAGATGGGCGCCCCGGATTTCTGGAACAATACCGATAAGGCCCAGAAACACATCGCCAAGGTCAACGGCCTCAAGAAGACCATCGCCGGCCTCGTCGCCTTCAACAAGAAGCTCGATGACGCCGCCGTCATGGTGGAGCTGATCGAGTCCGCGGACAAAGCCGAGCAGGAGGCCTACGCCAAGGAACTCGACGCCAACGTCGCGACCATGGTCGAGGAACTCGACAAGCTCGAGATCTCGTCCTTCCTCACGGGCCAGTTCGACCGCAACAACGCCATCTTCTCGATCCAGTCCGGCGCCGGTGGCACCGAGTCGAACGACTGGTGCGACATGCTTTTCCGCATGTATCTGCGCTGGGCCGAGCGCCGCGGCTTCGAAGTCGAGGTGCAGGACGTGCAGGCCGGCGACCAGGCGGGCATCACCAAGGCCACGCTCCTCATCAAGGGCGAGAACGCCTACGGCTACGCCAAGGCCGAGCGCGGCGTGCATCGCCTCGTGCGCATCAGCCCGTTCGACGCAAACAAGCGCCGTCACACCTCGTTCTGCGCCATCGACGTCATCGCCGAAGTCACCGACGAAATCGAAATCGAAATTCCCGACAGCGACATCCGCGTGGACGTCTACCGCTCGTCCGGCAAGGGCGGCCAGGGTGTCAACACCACCGACTCCGCGGTGCGCATCACGCACATCCCGACCGGTCTGGTCGTCGTCTGCCAAAACGAACGTTCGCAGATCAAGAACCGCGCCAGCGCCATGAACGTCCTCAAAGCTCGCCTCTACGAAAAGAAGCAGGACGAGCAGCGCAGCGAGATGGAGAAATTCTACGGCGAAAAAGGCGAAATCGGGTGGGGCAGCCAGATCCGCAGCTACGTGCTGCAGCCCTACCAGATGGTGAAGGACCTGCGCACCGGCGTTTCCACCAGCGATACGCAGGGCGTGCTCGACGGCGACCTCGATCGCTTCGTCTATGCCTGGCTCCGCGCCGGCTGCCCGCGCCACCGGAACAAGGACATCCAGATGGACGACGAGTAA
- a CDS encoding GDP-L-fucose synthase, translating into MKIFIAGHHGMVGAAIVRRFQHEPGVSLLLRSRRDGLDLTNQAAVAAFYAAEKPDVAIIAAAKVGGIHANNTYPADFLFENLAIAANCIHGAYAAGVKRVLFLGSSCIYPKHAPQPMPEDCLLTSPLEPTNEAYAIAKIAGLKLAQYYRKQHGVLYHSAMPTNLYGPADNYHLQNSHVMPALIRKFHEAKEAGRAEVVAWGTGSPKREFLHVDDLADACAFLLRLENPPDWVNVGTGVDVTIKELTEIVAEVTGFTGRIVWDTSKPDGTPRKLMDVSRLTGLGWQARIGLREGVAKAYASFLVEKAAGTLRA; encoded by the coding sequence ATGAAAATCTTCATCGCAGGTCACCACGGCATGGTCGGCGCCGCCATCGTGCGCCGTTTCCAGCATGAACCCGGCGTCTCGCTGCTGCTCCGCTCGCGCCGCGATGGGCTCGACCTCACGAACCAAGCCGCCGTCGCCGCCTTCTACGCCGCCGAGAAACCCGACGTCGCCATCATCGCCGCCGCCAAGGTCGGTGGCATCCACGCCAACAACACCTACCCGGCCGACTTCCTCTTCGAGAATCTCGCCATCGCCGCCAACTGCATCCACGGCGCCTACGCCGCCGGCGTGAAGCGCGTGCTCTTCCTCGGCAGCTCGTGCATCTACCCGAAGCACGCGCCGCAGCCGATGCCCGAGGATTGCCTGCTCACCAGTCCTCTCGAGCCGACGAACGAGGCCTACGCCATCGCCAAGATCGCCGGCCTCAAGCTCGCGCAATACTACCGCAAGCAGCACGGCGTCCTCTACCACTCGGCGATGCCGACCAATCTCTACGGCCCGGCGGACAACTACCACCTGCAGAACTCGCACGTGATGCCGGCCCTGATCCGCAAGTTTCACGAAGCGAAGGAAGCTGGCCGCGCCGAGGTCGTGGCTTGGGGCACCGGTTCGCCCAAGCGCGAATTCCTCCACGTCGACGACCTCGCCGACGCCTGCGCCTTTCTGCTCCGCCTCGAAAACCCGCCCGACTGGGTCAACGTGGGCACGGGCGTGGATGTCACGATCAAGGAGCTGACTGAAATCGTGGCCGAAGTGACCGGATTTACCGGCCGCATCGTGTGGGACACCTCCAAGCCCGACGGCACGCCGCGCAAGCTCATGGACGTTTCCCGCCTGACCGGTCTGGGCTGGCAGGCGCGCATCGGCCTGCGGGAAGGCGTCGCGAAGGCCTACGCGTCCTTCCTCGTGGAAAAAGCCGCCGGCACGCTCCGCGCCTGA
- a CDS encoding SEL1-like repeat protein, whose amino-acid sequence MIAFLCTLLALTAPLRAADAPAADVAALQQRAEGGDVESQNALGNALSQNKDYAGALRWYERAAAKGYAPAQFNLGLAHELGRGTAPDEKTAFRFYLQAAEQGYPVAQFNVGNMYASGRGVAKDEFEANVWFKAAAEKGLAEAQYNLGLVYEVGRGVRRDDAQAARWYKAAADQGYVRALYNLGLLFEDGRGVKQDDVQAAALYRAAAVQGFAPAQNNLGLLYVTGRGGLPVDPATAYAWLTLGSEGGANSQGRDFVAKSLTAEQRAQSEQLVAQLRDQLKAAASAAPTVAATSAPSAPRTTAPNRDEIERLQTANNRLSEVNQRLTLEKTRLEKEKGELEKWASSLEKSLNEQGNPKADLERLNRELADTKQRLEQTTATAAQLEKDLAAARDQVAAAANPGTELRNLQDEVARLRRLAGEASNLRVLNQRLEGEINRLKAGAVSPAQLEQLRSQLNASVAAEEKARQDLKAAQTSATALRAEADANAAQLASLQKELDTARASAAAADAAAKDLEALRNRVQQLTDENAKLGAAAQRNDAPLLAAKKQLEELQSQLSIAEADRASIREDAGKLRTEYQNARQTLAAAEEKNQQLQQDLATLRDAAKNAEAAMAQVAALRAENERLAAAARDTRQLDAANARIASLESDVATARTRAEQEIAQLRQQLATATQTAETARDQAGKLAALQEQLAAAKTDLATSETAVRQLREQLAAAAKAAEGAQTASATANALRDELTTSKAQLARAEKTASDNAAAVRALQEQITALRATASSAQQQGERVSALEAELARAQKALAAAEQTASERSAEVETLRQKVAGTEKVGEKASDLQTRLAAAEDALKKANTTLSGARLDRERAERQAVAAQRERDAAVAELRPLRAELESTKAELAKAASGTQQFQQQASVTENARAELERAAKAEADKRAAVETELAAAKTELASSEASVRQLRDQLAAATKAAESAQDASATAKALRDELAATQTRLAAAEKSASENADTVRALQQQLTALQAATENSQQQRERIASLETELANSQKALAAAEQTMRTRATEVETLRQQVAGAAKAGEKSADLEARLAAAEDALKKANATLSGTRLDRERAERQAAAAQRERDAAVAELRPVRTELDATKAELAKSVAATEQLRDQLSATSKTAEQAQAASGTAASLRDELATAKAKLATAEANLTQNATAMRALQEQAAAAQKQAERVSELESQLGAANQAVAAGEALVRDLRAQLAAANDAAANLKQQQATAGDSASDAAREQAARVAALESELANAKSALATAEQAARENATQAEALRQQIAQSAKSGNRSAELEAKLANAEAALKAANNALTGARLDRERAERQAVTAQRELAAFQSKQGPAQNDLAATKAALSKAEEAVKDVTIERDVLKGQLASARSGSADTAALQAKLADLGAALEKSQAEAASAKADVARLQDDVTGAQRERDDARLQLAQASAGATDSSALQSKLAEANAALNKSAADVADLTAVNDRLEKALAAAQQEAAAAAGLRTELANLRASAAGLATLQNENAQLRRDAAQVPGLRTQLEQLQRESSKRAADLQSAQARLAATEKQLDDARLVTVRTQAPADDTAATKLRGDLAEASQANEKLRAQIAELTVANSKLEQDFVNAQKTAEAALAAQSQAVNAARPDAYQMEIRTLQDRVKQLEGAIEDDRTAAAREISALAEQLQKARETSRALSDANRALLAAKQADDGPNRADFDRAQARVRELTDAAENLRRQNEQLLADGAKAAKERETLRAQLAEAEKAEGSHSSTVADLTEANSRLQQEKADFKTQIAVLTQKLAESERLTGAENSKLADENRALDERLKNVGAQLVTAQRQIDQLQQQRTDAAQSAIASQSAAEKAQAEIAALRTRLAESEKAADSQGSSVADLTATNQKLAEERDALKVQLASAQAEAGRLAQAQRSAEQSRTDAEQSAARNVDALTAQMAQLRREVEGLRASNQSLSESNRTLDRERQAALAQLRQENSALAARLAQAQGTLDQIASAARLGTPASSLASANPPPATGSGSATPSATNAPEARYHVVGEGDSLSRLSLRYYGTANRWQEIYNANREALQGANALRVGQRLRIP is encoded by the coding sequence GTGATCGCCTTTCTTTGCACGCTGCTGGCCTTGACGGCACCGCTCCGCGCCGCCGATGCGCCGGCTGCGGACGTCGCGGCGCTGCAACAGCGCGCGGAAGGCGGCGACGTGGAGTCCCAGAACGCCCTCGGCAACGCGCTTTCGCAAAACAAGGACTACGCCGGCGCCTTGCGCTGGTATGAGCGTGCGGCCGCCAAGGGCTACGCCCCCGCGCAATTCAACCTCGGCCTCGCCCACGAACTCGGTCGCGGCACCGCGCCAGACGAGAAGACCGCCTTCCGCTTCTACCTCCAAGCCGCCGAGCAGGGCTATCCCGTCGCGCAGTTCAACGTCGGCAACATGTATGCCAGCGGGCGCGGCGTGGCGAAGGACGAGTTCGAAGCCAACGTCTGGTTCAAAGCCGCCGCCGAAAAGGGCCTCGCCGAAGCGCAATACAACCTCGGTCTCGTCTACGAAGTCGGCCGCGGCGTGCGCAGGGACGACGCCCAAGCCGCCCGGTGGTATAAAGCCGCCGCCGACCAAGGCTACGTGCGCGCCCTATACAACCTCGGCCTCCTCTTCGAGGACGGTCGCGGCGTGAAGCAGGACGACGTTCAGGCCGCCGCGCTCTATCGCGCCGCCGCGGTCCAAGGTTTCGCCCCGGCGCAGAACAACCTCGGCCTGCTCTACGTCACCGGCCGCGGCGGCTTGCCCGTCGATCCGGCCACGGCCTACGCGTGGCTCACCCTCGGCTCCGAGGGCGGCGCCAATTCTCAAGGCCGCGATTTCGTCGCGAAGTCGCTCACCGCCGAGCAACGCGCCCAGTCCGAGCAACTCGTCGCCCAGCTGCGCGACCAGCTGAAAGCCGCCGCTTCCGCCGCACCCACGGTCGCCGCTACCAGCGCGCCGTCCGCGCCTCGCACCACCGCGCCGAACCGCGACGAGATCGAGCGACTCCAGACCGCCAACAACCGACTCTCCGAGGTCAACCAGCGCCTCACCCTCGAAAAGACCCGCCTCGAAAAGGAGAAAGGCGAACTGGAAAAATGGGCCAGCTCGCTCGAGAAATCCCTCAACGAACAAGGCAACCCGAAGGCCGACCTCGAGCGTCTGAACCGTGAACTCGCGGACACCAAGCAGCGTCTCGAACAGACCACCGCCACCGCCGCCCAACTCGAGAAAGACCTCGCCGCCGCGCGCGATCAGGTCGCCGCCGCCGCGAATCCCGGCACCGAGCTCCGCAATCTGCAGGACGAAGTGGCGCGCCTGCGCCGCCTCGCCGGAGAGGCGAGCAATCTTCGCGTCCTCAACCAGCGGCTCGAGGGCGAAATCAACCGCCTGAAAGCGGGAGCCGTTTCCCCCGCGCAGCTCGAGCAGCTCCGTTCTCAGCTCAACGCGTCTGTCGCCGCCGAGGAAAAAGCCCGTCAGGACCTGAAGGCCGCCCAAACCAGCGCCACCGCCCTGCGCGCCGAAGCCGACGCGAACGCCGCCCAACTTGCATCGCTCCAAAAGGAGCTCGATACCGCCCGCGCCTCCGCCGCGGCCGCCGATGCCGCCGCGAAGGATCTCGAAGCACTCCGCAACCGCGTCCAGCAGCTCACCGACGAAAACGCGAAACTCGGCGCCGCCGCCCAGCGCAACGACGCGCCGCTTCTCGCCGCGAAAAAGCAGCTCGAGGAGCTCCAATCGCAGCTCTCCATCGCCGAGGCCGACCGCGCCAGCATCCGCGAAGACGCCGGCAAGCTCCGCACCGAATACCAGAACGCCCGCCAGACCCTCGCCGCCGCCGAGGAGAAAAACCAGCAGCTCCAGCAGGACCTCGCGACCTTGCGCGACGCCGCCAAGAACGCCGAAGCCGCGATGGCCCAGGTCGCCGCGCTCCGCGCCGAGAACGAGCGGCTCGCCGCCGCCGCGCGCGACACGCGTCAGCTCGATGCCGCCAACGCCCGCATCGCGTCCTTGGAATCCGATGTCGCCACCGCGCGCACTCGCGCCGAGCAGGAAATCGCCCAGCTGCGGCAACAGCTCGCGACCGCCACGCAGACCGCCGAGACGGCGCGCGATCAGGCTGGAAAACTCGCGGCCTTGCAGGAGCAACTGGCCGCCGCGAAAACCGATCTCGCGACGAGCGAAACCGCCGTGCGCCAGCTGCGCGAGCAGTTGGCCGCCGCCGCGAAGGCCGCGGAGGGCGCGCAAACCGCGTCCGCCACCGCGAACGCCCTGCGCGACGAACTCACGACCTCCAAGGCGCAGCTCGCCCGAGCGGAAAAGACCGCCTCTGACAACGCCGCCGCCGTGCGCGCGTTGCAGGAGCAGATCACCGCCTTGCGCGCGACCGCGTCCAGCGCCCAACAGCAGGGCGAACGCGTGAGCGCGTTGGAAGCCGAGCTTGCCCGTGCGCAGAAAGCGCTCGCCGCCGCCGAGCAGACCGCGAGCGAGCGTTCCGCCGAAGTCGAGACGTTGCGCCAAAAGGTCGCCGGCACGGAGAAGGTAGGCGAGAAAGCCTCAGATCTCCAGACGCGCCTTGCTGCCGCCGAGGACGCGCTCAAGAAGGCGAACACCACTTTGAGCGGCGCCCGCCTCGACCGCGAACGCGCCGAGCGACAGGCCGTCGCGGCCCAACGCGAACGCGATGCCGCCGTGGCCGAATTGCGGCCGCTGCGCGCCGAACTCGAGTCGACCAAGGCCGAGTTGGCCAAAGCCGCCTCGGGCACCCAGCAATTCCAGCAACAGGCCAGCGTGACGGAAAACGCCCGCGCCGAGCTCGAGCGCGCCGCCAAGGCAGAGGCGGACAAGCGGGCGGCCGTGGAGACCGAACTCGCCGCCGCGAAGACCGAACTTGCTTCCAGCGAAGCCAGCGTTCGGCAGCTCCGCGATCAACTCGCCGCCGCCACGAAAGCCGCGGAGAGCGCACAGGATGCGTCGGCGACCGCGAAGGCGTTGCGCGATGAACTCGCCGCCACGCAAACGCGGCTGGCCGCCGCCGAAAAATCCGCGTCCGAGAACGCCGACACCGTGCGGGCATTGCAGCAGCAGCTGACCGCGCTGCAGGCCGCCACCGAGAATTCCCAACAGCAGCGCGAACGTATCGCGTCTTTGGAAACGGAATTGGCCAACAGCCAGAAGGCGCTCGCGGCCGCCGAGCAGACCATGCGCACGCGCGCCACCGAGGTGGAGACTTTGCGTCAGCAGGTCGCCGGGGCCGCGAAAGCTGGCGAGAAATCGGCCGACCTCGAAGCCCGTCTCGCCGCCGCCGAGGATGCCTTGAAGAAGGCGAACGCGACGTTGAGCGGCACGCGCCTCGATCGCGAACGCGCCGAGCGCCAGGCCGCTGCGGCCCAGCGTGAACGCGACGCCGCCGTGGCCGAACTGCGGCCGGTGCGCACCGAACTCGATGCCACCAAGGCCGAACTCGCGAAATCCGTCGCCGCGACGGAGCAACTGCGCGACCAACTCTCCGCCACCTCCAAGACCGCCGAGCAGGCGCAAGCCGCGTCGGGCACAGCCGCTTCGCTCCGCGACGAACTCGCGACGGCCAAAGCCAAGCTCGCGACTGCCGAGGCGAATCTCACGCAGAACGCGACGGCAATGCGGGCGCTCCAAGAGCAGGCCGCGGCCGCGCAAAAGCAGGCGGAGCGCGTTTCGGAACTCGAGAGCCAGCTCGGCGCCGCGAACCAAGCGGTGGCGGCCGGCGAGGCGCTCGTGCGCGACCTCCGCGCGCAATTGGCCGCCGCCAACGACGCGGCCGCGAATCTGAAACAGCAGCAGGCAACCGCGGGCGACTCGGCCTCCGACGCCGCCCGCGAGCAGGCCGCTCGCGTCGCCGCGCTCGAGTCCGAGCTCGCGAACGCGAAGTCGGCTTTGGCCACTGCCGAGCAGGCCGCGCGCGAAAACGCGACGCAGGCCGAAGCGCTGCGCCAGCAAATCGCCCAGTCTGCCAAGTCGGGGAACCGTTCCGCCGAACTCGAAGCGAAGTTGGCGAACGCGGAAGCCGCCTTGAAAGCGGCGAACAATGCGCTCACCGGAGCGCGCCTCGACCGCGAACGCGCCGAACGCCAGGCGGTGACGGCGCAGCGTGAACTCGCCGCATTCCAGTCAAAGCAGGGTCCCGCGCAAAACGACCTCGCTGCGACCAAGGCCGCACTCTCGAAGGCGGAAGAGGCCGTGAAAGACGTCACCATCGAGCGCGACGTGTTGAAGGGCCAGCTCGCGAGCGCCCGCTCCGGCAGCGCCGATACCGCCGCGTTGCAGGCCAAACTCGCCGACCTCGGCGCCGCCTTGGAAAAGAGCCAGGCGGAAGCCGCGAGCGCGAAGGCTGACGTGGCGCGCTTGCAGGACGACGTGACCGGCGCACAACGTGAGCGCGACGACGCCCGCCTACAGCTCGCGCAAGCTTCCGCGGGGGCGACGGATTCGTCGGCTCTCCAGAGCAAATTGGCCGAAGCGAACGCGGCGCTCAACAAGAGCGCGGCCGACGTGGCCGACTTGACGGCGGTGAACGACCGACTGGAGAAAGCGCTCGCCGCAGCCCAGCAGGAGGCGGCGGCAGCCGCCGGCTTGCGGACGGAGTTGGCGAATCTCCGCGCGTCGGCCGCCGGTTTGGCGACGCTGCAGAACGAGAATGCCCAGTTGCGTCGCGATGCCGCGCAGGTGCCCGGACTTCGGACCCAACTGGAGCAGCTCCAGCGCGAATCTTCGAAGCGCGCCGCCGACTTGCAGAGCGCGCAGGCGCGCCTGGCCGCGACCGAAAAGCAGCTGGATGACGCCCGCCTCGTCACCGTGCGCACGCAGGCGCCGGCCGACGACACCGCCGCGACGAAGTTGCGTGGCGATCTGGCGGAAGCGAGTCAGGCCAACGAGAAATTACGCGCGCAAATCGCGGAGCTCACGGTTGCCAACTCGAAGTTGGAACAGGATTTCGTGAACGCGCAGAAGACCGCGGAGGCCGCGCTCGCGGCCCAGTCGCAGGCGGTGAACGCCGCCCGGCCCGATGCGTATCAGATGGAGATCCGCACGCTGCAGGATCGCGTGAAACAGCTCGAAGGCGCCATCGAGGACGACCGCACCGCCGCTGCGCGCGAGATCAGCGCGCTCGCGGAGCAGTTGCAGAAGGCCCGCGAGACCAGCCGGGCGCTCAGCGACGCCAACCGCGCGCTGCTCGCGGCCAAGCAGGCGGACGACGGCCCCAATCGCGCCGATTTCGATCGTGCGCAGGCGCGCGTGCGCGAGCTGACGGATGCGGCGGAGAACCTTCGTCGGCAAAACGAGCAACTGCTCGCGGACGGCGCAAAGGCCGCGAAGGAGCGCGAGACATTGCGCGCGCAACTGGCGGAAGCCGAGAAGGCCGAGGGCTCGCACAGCTCGACCGTCGCGGACCTCACCGAGGCGAACAGCCGGCTCCAGCAGGAGAAGGCGGATTTCAAGACCCAGATCGCGGTGCTGACGCAAAAGCTGGCCGAGTCCGAGCGGCTGACCGGCGCCGAGAATTCCAAGCTGGCGGACGAGAACCGGGCTCTCGACGAGCGACTGAAGAACGTCGGCGCGCAACTCGTGACCGCGCAGCGCCAGATCGACCAGCTGCAACAGCAGCGGACCGATGCCGCTCAATCGGCGATCGCTTCACAATCCGCGGCGGAAAAGGCGCAGGCCGAAATCGCGGCGCTGCGCACGCGCCTCGCCGAAAGCGAGAAGGCGGCCGATTCGCAGGGCTCGTCCGTCGCCGATCTCACGGCGACCAATCAGAAGCTCGCCGAGGAGCGCGATGCGTTGAAGGTGCAACTGGCGAGCGCACAGGCCGAAGCGGGTCGTCTCGCGCAGGCGCAGCGGAGCGCGGAGCAGTCGCGCACGGACGCCGAGCAGAGCGCGGCTCGCAACGTCGACGCGCTCACCGCGCAGATGGCCCAATTGCGGCGCGAAGTGGAAGGGCTCCGGGCGTCGAACCAGAGCCTGTCGGAGTCGAACCGCACGCTCGATCGCGAGCGGCAGGCGGCTCTTGCCCAGTTGCGCCAGGAAAACAGCGCCTTGGCCGCGCGTCTGGCGCAGGCCCAGGGCACGCTCGATCAGATTGCGTCCGCGGCGCGGCTTGGGACCCCGGCGTCGAGCCTGGCGTCCGCCAATCCGCCGCCCGCGACCGGCTCGGGCAGCGCGACCCCCTCGGCCACGAACGCGCCCGAGGCGCGTTATCACGTGGTGGGCGAGGGCGACTCCCTTTCGCGCTTGAGCCTGCGCTACTACGGCACGGCGAATCGCTGGCAGGAGATCTACAACGCGAACCGCGAGGCCTTGCAGGGCGCGAACGCGCTGCGCGTCGGACAGCGCCTGCGCATCCCGTAA